From Amphiprion ocellaris isolate individual 3 ecotype Okinawa chromosome 2, ASM2253959v1, whole genome shotgun sequence, a single genomic window includes:
- the LOC111562405 gene encoding torsin-1A-interacting protein 2-like isoform X1, translating to MDSKVSESKDSRSLRRSTRHTSVLSFEATPRGPLKRVRKDLEKKAPGAVINGSKDEEKDLEEEESPSKKSRLDTEGPVDGRGDQDEMDVQESGEDMEKSGDQEMPQQDSPRDTRLPETYQGARRDVNLNPRVVLGERCKTSHTINEDLDFIETKTVKPSTKAPASPAKPPKQIRPPANRHDVPKPKITSIKDYKRTMELKAKSTASSVDVPRVNYRVPSVYPASVKSETVLRRVNNIPPQSVRHKKQDCIKKLDVTKRSSGSSSRGFKSCLWILVLLVLFSSATLMAYKFIPVLQKRDAAGGSPSRIVKPEKFSDHLSLLETQFPSQQPELWKKSKIHLEKHLRTEHPKEPVSLILTAGRTAERTLRCLAQGLASSFSSALNASILHINGTSKAGQDSDEVKLDIDTQLQAAFEGEKPVAVIHRFEDLPPGSTLIFYRYCDHENAAYKRVFLLFTVLLPQDEVRGGLSLKEVEEMVQDYVKERLVGSSSQAAFNTMDADKFGGLWSRISHLVLPVVSEVEVEQKGC from the exons ATGGATTCCAAGGTTTCTGAAAGTAAAGATTCTCGTTCTCTGAGACGCTCGACGCGACACACGTCAG TATTGAGCTTTGAAGCGACCCCCAGGGGTCCTTTAAAGAGGGTCAGAAAGGACTTAGAAAAGAAAGCTCCTGGTGCAGTAATCAATGGTTCCAAAGATGAGGAGAAGGACTTGGAAGAGGAAG AATCCCCAAGCAAGAAGAGCCGGCTGGACACTGAAGGACCAGTGGACGGCAGGGGGGATCAAGATGAGATGGATGTCCAGGAATCAGGTGAagacatggagaaaagtggagaCCAGGAAATGCCACAACAGGATTCTCCTCGTGACACTCGTCTGCCAGAAACGTACCAAG GTGCCCGAAGAGATGTGAATTTAAACCCTCGAGTAGTGCTTGGTGAACGCTGCAAAACCAGTCATACCATAAATGAGGATTTAGACTTCATAGAAACCAAGACAG taaaacCATCAACAAAAGCACCTGCATCCCCTGCCAAACCTCCCAAGCAAATCAGACCACCGGCAAACAGACATGACGTGCCGAAGCCCAAGATCACCAGCATCAAAGACTACAAGAGGACAATGGAGCTCAAAGCCAAGAGCACTG CCTCATCTGTAGATGTACCCAGAGTTAATTACCGTGTTCCAAGCGTGTATCCAGCCTCGGTGAAATCTGAGACAGTACTGCGACGTGTAAATAACATTCCTCCACAATCTGTTCGTCACAAAAAACAAG ATTGTATAAAGAAACTTGATGTTACCAAGAGAAGCTCTGGAAGTTCCTCCAGAG GATTCAAGTCATGTTTATGGATTTTGGTTCTCCTGGTGCTGTTCAGCTCTGCCACCTTGATGGCATACAAGTTCATTCCTGTACTCCAAAAGAGGGATGCTGCTGGGGGATCTCCATCTAGGATTGTAAAACCAGAAAAGTTTTCTGATCACTTGTCTCTTCTTGAGACTCAGTTTCCCAGTCAGCAACCTGAGTTGTGGAAGAAAAGCAAGATCCACCTGGAGAAGCACCTGAGaacagaacatcccaaagagcCAGTCAGTCTGATTTTGACTGCAGGCCGAACTGCTGAGAGGACGCTGCGCTGCCTAGCTCAAGGTCTGGCCTCCTCGTTCTCGTCTGCCCTCAATGCCTCCATCCTCCATATCAATGGAACAAGTAAAGCCGGCCAGGACAGCGATGAGGTGAAGCTGGACATTGACACCCAGCTGCAAGCAGCCTTTGAGGGTGAAAAACCTGTGGCAGTCATTCATCGTTTTGAAGATCTGCCTCCAGGCTCCACCCTCATATTTTATCGCTACTGTGATCATGAGAACGCTGCATACAAGCGAGTGTTCCTGTTGTTCACTGTGCTACTGCCTCAAGATGAGGTCAGGGGTGGGCTGAGCCtaaaggaggtggaggagatggTGCAAGACTATGTTAAAGAAAGGCTGGTGGGGTCCAGCAGCCAAGCTGCCTTCAATACAATGGATGCTGACAAGTTCGGAGGACTTTGGAGTCGCATCTCCCATCTAGTCCTGCCTGTGGTGTCTGAGGTGGAGGTAGAGCAGAAAGGATGCTGA
- the LOC111562405 gene encoding torsin-1A-interacting protein 2-like isoform X2, whose translation MDSKVSESKDSRSLRRSTRHTSVLSFEATPRGPLKRVRKDLEKKAPGAVINGSKDEEKDLEEEESPSKKSRLDTEGPVDGRGDQDEMDVQESGEDMEKSGDQEMPQQDSPRDTRLPETYQGARRDVNLNPRVVLGERCKTSHTINEDLDFIETKTVKPSTKAPASPAKPPKQIRPPANRHDVPKPKITSIKDYKRTMELKAKSTDVPRVNYRVPSVYPASVKSETVLRRVNNIPPQSVRHKKQDCIKKLDVTKRSSGSSSRGFKSCLWILVLLVLFSSATLMAYKFIPVLQKRDAAGGSPSRIVKPEKFSDHLSLLETQFPSQQPELWKKSKIHLEKHLRTEHPKEPVSLILTAGRTAERTLRCLAQGLASSFSSALNASILHINGTSKAGQDSDEVKLDIDTQLQAAFEGEKPVAVIHRFEDLPPGSTLIFYRYCDHENAAYKRVFLLFTVLLPQDEVRGGLSLKEVEEMVQDYVKERLVGSSSQAAFNTMDADKFGGLWSRISHLVLPVVSEVEVEQKGC comes from the exons ATGGATTCCAAGGTTTCTGAAAGTAAAGATTCTCGTTCTCTGAGACGCTCGACGCGACACACGTCAG TATTGAGCTTTGAAGCGACCCCCAGGGGTCCTTTAAAGAGGGTCAGAAAGGACTTAGAAAAGAAAGCTCCTGGTGCAGTAATCAATGGTTCCAAAGATGAGGAGAAGGACTTGGAAGAGGAAG AATCCCCAAGCAAGAAGAGCCGGCTGGACACTGAAGGACCAGTGGACGGCAGGGGGGATCAAGATGAGATGGATGTCCAGGAATCAGGTGAagacatggagaaaagtggagaCCAGGAAATGCCACAACAGGATTCTCCTCGTGACACTCGTCTGCCAGAAACGTACCAAG GTGCCCGAAGAGATGTGAATTTAAACCCTCGAGTAGTGCTTGGTGAACGCTGCAAAACCAGTCATACCATAAATGAGGATTTAGACTTCATAGAAACCAAGACAG taaaacCATCAACAAAAGCACCTGCATCCCCTGCCAAACCTCCCAAGCAAATCAGACCACCGGCAAACAGACATGACGTGCCGAAGCCCAAGATCACCAGCATCAAAGACTACAAGAGGACAATGGAGCTCAAAGCCAAGAGCACTG ATGTACCCAGAGTTAATTACCGTGTTCCAAGCGTGTATCCAGCCTCGGTGAAATCTGAGACAGTACTGCGACGTGTAAATAACATTCCTCCACAATCTGTTCGTCACAAAAAACAAG ATTGTATAAAGAAACTTGATGTTACCAAGAGAAGCTCTGGAAGTTCCTCCAGAG GATTCAAGTCATGTTTATGGATTTTGGTTCTCCTGGTGCTGTTCAGCTCTGCCACCTTGATGGCATACAAGTTCATTCCTGTACTCCAAAAGAGGGATGCTGCTGGGGGATCTCCATCTAGGATTGTAAAACCAGAAAAGTTTTCTGATCACTTGTCTCTTCTTGAGACTCAGTTTCCCAGTCAGCAACCTGAGTTGTGGAAGAAAAGCAAGATCCACCTGGAGAAGCACCTGAGaacagaacatcccaaagagcCAGTCAGTCTGATTTTGACTGCAGGCCGAACTGCTGAGAGGACGCTGCGCTGCCTAGCTCAAGGTCTGGCCTCCTCGTTCTCGTCTGCCCTCAATGCCTCCATCCTCCATATCAATGGAACAAGTAAAGCCGGCCAGGACAGCGATGAGGTGAAGCTGGACATTGACACCCAGCTGCAAGCAGCCTTTGAGGGTGAAAAACCTGTGGCAGTCATTCATCGTTTTGAAGATCTGCCTCCAGGCTCCACCCTCATATTTTATCGCTACTGTGATCATGAGAACGCTGCATACAAGCGAGTGTTCCTGTTGTTCACTGTGCTACTGCCTCAAGATGAGGTCAGGGGTGGGCTGAGCCtaaaggaggtggaggagatggTGCAAGACTATGTTAAAGAAAGGCTGGTGGGGTCCAGCAGCCAAGCTGCCTTCAATACAATGGATGCTGACAAGTTCGGAGGACTTTGGAGTCGCATCTCCCATCTAGTCCTGCCTGTGGTGTCTGAGGTGGAGGTAGAGCAGAAAGGATGCTGA
- the LOC111562400 gene encoding putative ferric-chelate reductase 1, with the protein MWTWILIGLDIITKVHGFSSGIFLQSCNSLSPQHPAGDGTNFSAQTSAAPFMVDFESRNPGDPITVVLRSTGSSRFRGFMMEAREAAPADSSPLVGTFISLDNTTTRLLTCNGLADSAVSQRNNQRKSLFRVNWTAPQINQDIVFRATFVENFAVFWENVTSTFNLSTTTPAPSTTTITPAASNTTNTPAPSNTTITPAPSNTTITPAASNTTNTPAPSNTTITPAASNTTNTPASNTATNTPEPSTENVLQSQVLQEILQCQVVKEILQIQAVQQILQSEVLQSPSNTTNTTMPNTTNMFLCQELHQVLQSQVLQQSNTSTTTDTTAITTILAIIMIVWFELLI; encoded by the exons atgtggACGTGGATTCTGATCGGCCTCGACATCATCACAAAAGTGCACGGCTTTTCAAGTGGAATCTTCTTACAGTCGTGTAATTCGCTGTCACCTCAGCATCCAGCAGGAGATGGGACCAATTTCTCTGCTCAGACCTCTGCAGCCCCCTTTATGGTGGATTTTGAGAGCAGAAACCCTGGAGATCCCATTACAG TTGTCCTCAGGAGCACCGGGTCCTCGAGGTTTAGAGGATTTATGATGGAGGCTAGAGAGGCAGCTCCAGCCGACAGCAGCCCACTGGTTGGAACTTTCATCTCACTTGACAATACCACGACTCGACTCTTGACATGCAATGGTTTAGCG GATTCAGCTGTTAGTCAACGCAACAATCAAAGGAAGAGTTTGTTCCGAGTCAACTGGACCGCACCACAAATAAATCAAGATATCGTCTTCAG AGCCACATTTGTTGAGAATTTTGCAGTATTCTGGGAGAATGTGACGTCGACTTTCAATTTATCCACAACCACTCCAGCACCAAGTACTACAACAATTACTCCAGCAGCAAGTAATACAACAAATACTCCAGCACCAAGTAATACAACAATTACTCCAGCACCAAGTAATACAACAATTACTCCAGCAGCAAGTAATACAACAAATACTCCAGCACCAAGTAATACAACAATTACTCCAGCAGCAAGTAATACAACAAATACTCCAGCGTCAAATACTGCAACTAATACTCCAGAGCCAAGTACTGAAAATGTACTCCAGAGCCAGGTATTACAAGAAATACTTCAATGCCAAGTGGTAAAAGAAATACTCCAGATCCAAGCAGTGCAACAAATACTCCAGAGCGAAGTACTACAATCACCAAGTAATACAACAAATACCACAATGCCAAATACTACAAATATGTTTCTGTGCCAAGAACTACATCAGGTATTACAGAGCCAAGTACTACAACAATCAAACACTTCTACAACTACTGATACTACTGCTATTACTACTATACTAGCTATTATTATGATAGTTTGGTTTGAGTTACTAATTTAA